In Rhodanobacter humi, the following are encoded in one genomic region:
- a CDS encoding S10 family peptidase, translating to MQTSLLAALLLAGFHHSALAADSKPPAAAEAPGVSDGFQLPPFPADAHVSQSTTADGRTLKYTATVGSLPVRDEKGKVIAQVMFTAYTMPGKNRPVTFALNGGPGASSVYLNLGAIGPKKVKFGVEGDNPSDPATLHDNPGTWLGFTDLVFIDPVGTGFSRALVDDKEATKQFYSTDSDIQYLSRIVYDWLVKNGRMESRKYLVGESYGGFRGPRITDYLQTRLGVAMNGVVLLSPYLDPAASDDENVSPLPWMLTLPSIAAAHLEREHKLTAAAMQTIIDYTRSTYATTLMQGRANPAATEAMIHKVAELTGLDPLFVKRSGGRIETQAYLREVYRAEGKLGSRYDSNVTAWDPFPYAPHQRSGDPILNGIIAPTTTAMVNFVTRTVGWKYDGRYNALSYEVGRLWHEDDDARLGSTKQLRESVANDPGLRVLIAHGWDDLSCPFMASVLIVDQMPAMGDPTRVQVKEYPGGHMFYARPDSQADLLRDVKSLYGVH from the coding sequence CTGCAGACGAGCTTGCTGGCAGCCCTGCTGCTGGCCGGATTCCACCACTCGGCGCTGGCCGCCGACAGCAAGCCGCCCGCCGCGGCGGAGGCACCGGGCGTCAGCGACGGCTTCCAACTGCCGCCCTTCCCCGCCGACGCGCATGTCTCACAGTCCACCACGGCGGACGGCCGCACCCTGAAGTACACCGCCACGGTGGGTTCGCTGCCGGTACGCGACGAGAAGGGCAAGGTGATCGCGCAGGTGATGTTCACCGCCTACACGATGCCGGGCAAGAACCGTCCGGTGACGTTCGCGCTGAACGGCGGCCCCGGCGCCTCGTCGGTGTATCTGAACCTCGGCGCGATCGGCCCGAAGAAGGTGAAGTTCGGCGTGGAAGGCGACAACCCGTCCGACCCGGCGACGCTGCACGACAACCCCGGCACCTGGCTGGGCTTCACCGACCTGGTGTTCATCGACCCGGTCGGCACCGGCTTCAGCCGCGCGCTGGTGGACGACAAGGAAGCGACCAAGCAGTTCTACAGCACCGACAGCGACATCCAGTACCTGTCGCGCATCGTCTACGACTGGCTGGTGAAGAACGGCCGCATGGAGTCGCGCAAGTACCTGGTGGGCGAGAGCTACGGCGGCTTCCGCGGCCCGCGCATCACCGACTACCTGCAGACCCGGCTCGGCGTGGCGATGAACGGCGTGGTGCTGCTGTCGCCCTACCTCGACCCGGCGGCCTCGGACGACGAGAACGTGTCGCCGCTGCCGTGGATGCTCACCCTGCCCTCGATCGCCGCCGCCCACCTGGAGCGCGAACACAAGCTCACGGCCGCGGCGATGCAGACTATCATCGACTACACCCGCTCCACCTACGCCACCACGCTGATGCAGGGTCGCGCCAACCCGGCCGCCACCGAGGCGATGATCCACAAGGTCGCCGAGCTCACCGGCCTCGACCCGCTGTTCGTGAAGCGCTCCGGCGGCCGAATCGAGACTCAGGCCTACCTGCGCGAGGTGTACCGCGCCGAGGGCAAGCTGGGCAGCCGCTACGACTCCAACGTCACCGCGTGGGACCCGTTCCCCTATGCGCCGCACCAGCGCTCGGGCGACCCCATCCTCAACGGCATCATCGCCCCCACCACCACGGCGATGGTGAACTTCGTGACCCGGACCGTGGGCTGGAAATACGACGGCCGCTACAACGCGCTGAGCTACGAGGTGGGCCGGCTGTGGCACGAGGACGACGACGCCCGGCTCGGTTCGACCAAGCAGCTGCGCGAGTCGGTGGCGAACGACCCTGGCCTGCGCGTGCTGATCGCCCACGGCTGGGACGACCTCTCCTGCCCGTTCATGGCCTCGGTGCTGATCGTCGACCAGATGCCGGCGATGGGCGACCCCACCCGTGTGCAGGTGAAGGAATACCCCGGCGGCCACATGTTCTACGCCCGCCCGGACAGCCAGGCCGACCTGCTGCGCGACGTGAAGAGCCTGTACGGCGTGCACTGA